Below is a window of Gemmatimonadales bacterium DNA.
GTCCGGGTCGTTGCCGGGCGAACCGTTTCGTGCCTATGGGGGAAGACTGGCGAGTTGGGGTGCCGCCGAGTGGTTGTATCCTGTTCCGGGGCCCTCGGTGCGTCTCGGTGCTTTGGGGCGGACCGGATCTCGGCTCTGGGTCGGCCCGGTCCTCGGGGCCGGCATTGCTGGTGCGGAGATGGCCGGGATGCCCTGGCGGGCCTCGTCCGGGATTCGGCCCGTGGCCGGGGTCGCGATCGAGGCCTTCGATCGAATCGTGCGTCTCGAAGTGGGGTGGGGCCTTCGGGGGGCTGGAGGCCTGACCCTGTCGGTCGATGCGACTCGGGCCTGGTGGCCAATTCTGTAGCGGTGCTCTTCCGCCTATTTTGGGACAGTTCCCAACGCATTACGACAGGTCCTGCCGATGCAATTTGCGGATGAATGGCTCGTTCCCGCCCTGACGTCGCTCGTGCCCGAGTCGACGCTGGACGATCTCCGCCGACAAGCCTCGGGGCCGACTCCATCGGTGTGGCAGATGATAATCGACCGGCGCATCCTGACGGACGATCAGGTGCTCCGGGCGGTTTCGGAACGATTCCGGATGCCGGTTGCCGATCTGGGGCAAGTAGACCGACGGGTCATCGAGCAGGTTCCTGAGCAGGTTGTCCGCAAGTACGGCGTCTTCCCGATCCGCGCGACCAACAGCTGGGTCGAAATTGCCACGGCCAATCCGTTCGACATCGACGCCGAGAAGATGCTGGCGTTTGCGACCGGGCTCGAGGTGCGTCTGCTGCTGGCGTCGCCGGCCAAGATTCGGGACAAGATCGAAGAGGTGTACCGCCCGGATGATCTGGTCGAGAAGCTGCTCGACGGAATCGCCGACAACGCGGACGTGCAGCAGCTGGCGGACGAGCCGGATGACCTGACAGCCACTGCCGACGAAGCGCGGGCTCGCCCGATCATCAAGCTGGTCGACACGCTGCTTGCCGACGGCATTACCAGCCGGGCCAGCGACGTGCACGTCGAGCCGACCGAAGGTGGCGTGATCGTTCGCTACCGGATCGACGGCGTGCTGCGGGAAGTCATGAAGATTCCGCGCTCGGCGGGCATCCCGCTCATTTCCCGGATCAAGATCATGTCCGGGATGGACATTGCCGATCGGCTCCGGCCCCAGGACGGCCGCTGCCGGGTCGCGGTCAACGGTCAGCCGGTCGACCTCCGTGTGTCGACTCTGCCGGCGTCACTGGGCGAGAAGGTCGTAATCCGAATTCTCAACGCCAAGGCTACCGTCCTTGATCTCGAGTCCTTGGGATACGATCAGGAGGAGCAGGACGTCATCCTCGGCCTGCTTCAGAACAAGGAAGGGATCCTGCTGGTGACCGGGCCGACCGGGTCCGGCAAGACCACCACCCTCTATGCGGCGCTGCGCACGGTCCAGAATACCGGCGTCAATATCGTGACGGTCGAGGATCCGGTCGAGTATCGGCTGGGCCAGAATATCGTGCAGGTGCAGATCAACGAGCGCGCCGGTCTGACATTTCCATCGGCGCTGCGTTCGATCCTCCGGCAGGACCCGGACGTCGTGCTGATCGGAGAGATCCGCGATCGGGAAACCGCGCAGATTGCGGTGCAGGCGTCGCTGACGGGCCATCTGGTACTGTCGACGCTGCACACCAATGATGCGCCGAATACGATTACCCGGCTGCTCGACATTGGGATGGAGGCGTACAAGATCGGGTCGGCGC
It encodes the following:
- the tadA gene encoding Flp pilus assembly complex ATPase component TadA, giving the protein MQFADEWLVPALTSLVPESTLDDLRRQASGPTPSVWQMIIDRRILTDDQVLRAVSERFRMPVADLGQVDRRVIEQVPEQVVRKYGVFPIRATNSWVEIATANPFDIDAEKMLAFATGLEVRLLLASPAKIRDKIEEVYRPDDLVEKLLDGIADNADVQQLADEPDDLTATADEARARPIIKLVDTLLADGITSRASDVHVEPTEGGVIVRYRIDGVLREVMKIPRSAGIPLISRIKIMSGMDIADRLRPQDGRCRVAVNGQPVDLRVSTLPASLGEKVVIRILNAKATVLDLESLGYDQEEQDVILGLLQNKEGILLVTGPTGSGKTTTLYAALRTVQNTGVNIVTVEDPVEYRLGQNIVQVQINERAGLTFPSALRSILRQDPDVVLIGEIRDRETAQIAVQASLTGHLVLSTLHTNDAPNTITRLLDIGMEAYKIGSALRGIVAQRLMRKLCPACRAPDSDPIPSKIRTYIAADAPRFKAVGCSECSQTGYRGRFAIVEVLVMTETLERLIASGATADQIASAARADGMRSLFESALRHVLLGTTSVEEVLRVTDPPREPLPDPAPARSTPRALTALSAMPEPAPSRERSTPAPRDRLTPSPSDRRGTPDPLDGFELVDDVDLPPAKFEVTRRGAVVLLVDDEDQLRRVMRDLLERQGYTVLEARDGAEALAEIDRTNPDLMLLDLNLPGVDGYTVLSQVRSREATRNLPIVVLTAKGDEDNEVRVLELGADDFLTKPFRARALAARLQTALARSRGH